The nucleotide window tgatgataaggATGGGCTTTGATTAGCCTCATTTCCAAATGACGCTAAAAGGAACGGCCATGGCGCTGGCCAAAGGATCCGACGCATCTTACTAGGAGCTGAATGGATCAGTCGGCGACACATGGGCGTTTCTCCGATGTCCGATAAGCGGGAACAAGGGTTTACCGCTGTTTACTGGCCCATTGTTCTGCTGACCCAATGCCAGTGATATATTAAATGGCTTGATTATTTAGCTAAACACTACTGGGTACTAGATAAGCGCAGAACCGTCCAACGGTCCGAGCATCaacaaagaaaccaaattCAGAATCCATGGATATCACGCTCGCCGAACACTTTTCTAAACGACCTGGTCGACAGTGAAGCAAAACCATAAAACAGGATATGAACATAAATACTAAGAATTGCGTTTGTCACCCCTTTCACAAGAAGGCTGCGTTGTTTCTCAAGCTTCCTGCCGGCTCCCTCTGCATACTGTGCAGCTCTTCCCATTCCCGCTCCACCGCTCGGTTCAAGCTCACTCGGCGTGATTTGGAATCGAAAGGAATGGAGTAGAGTGAAGGGCTTTTTCGCGATGACTGTCCGGCACCAGCTATGTCACCGTGGGTGTAAAAGCCGGTCTGATACCAAGGGCGTGAGCTCCCGCCGAGCTGCCGCTCAGTGGGCGGATCGTTCTCTTTTCCCAATCCCGGCCCTCCATCGAACCGTTTCGGCTCATCCAAGCTTACTTCGCTGTAGAAGCGAGGCAGGGGCGCAATCGTCTCAGAGTAGTTCTGCGCCAGACTCGATTGGCTGGGCAGTTTGCCCACGGGGCGGGGTGGGCCCATGTCTGAAGATTCTTCGGACAGGCTATGTAAATAAGCCGACTGACGATGATCATCCGTGTAAATGGAGGCAGACATGGCTGTCGACCACGGCCGCTCTTGAATTGAGTTTCGATATTCCTCAATATAGTTGGAACTGGCTACTGTGTCAGCGCGACTGGCTGTGCTTCGAGCTCTTTCGAGAGCCCGGCAGCCCGATGATGCTCGACGGCCAAATTGACCTGCGAAGAGCGGGTTGGACGAATTCCGACTCTTTGCGCGGCTGTGAAGAAACGCTTCTAGTGAGTCCGCTTCGGAAATGGTCGATTCGTCAGGCTCGACTGTTCGCAGGCTCATTCGTCTGGAATAATCCCCGCTCTCTCTGGTTCGAGGTGGCGGTCGTGGAAACAGCGGCGCTAGGTTTCCTACGTCACTCTCGTCACTTCCAAATGAAGCCTGTGTATTCTGCCAGGAGAGACGGACCACGCCATGTCCTGGAGGTCCGAAACCACCGGCCCCATGTCCGGCACCACTGAGTCGGACTGGAAGCCCGGACGCCACTGTAGATATACCACTCGACCGTTTGGAATATCTACGCGATCGAGTGGTAGAATTTCGCTTCAGGGACCTCCTAGGCTGAATCGGCCGAAGGGGCTCTCGTCTCCTAGAACTAGTGGTGGTTGTTCGTCGGTGTAAGGGGGGACTGTTCTGGAAAGACAGGCGTTTCGGCTGTGGCGGTGCCTCCTCCACTGGTTTGGCCTCTTCTGGTTCGGGTCCCTTGAGAGAAGCGAAACCTCCCCAATCGAATGTAGGATCGGAGAGGGTGTTTTCTTTGCCGGCTGCGTCTGGGGCTTGCTCGTTGTTTTTCGATGGGCTCGCATGCCATAATGGTAGCTCCAGTTTTGGAGGCTCTGATGATTGTGAAGGGATCCTCAGAATCCTCGGGGGCTCGCCCTGGGCAGTTTCTTCATAAGGCCGACTATGCGTGATACCTTCGCCGTCTGGCTGAGTTGATAGCGTTTTCTCGGCCTCCTGTCCATCCTGAGATTTCTTTGCGGCCGCTTTACGCTTGTgccgccagcagcagaagagaagcaaggcAGTGCTTAGAAACACAAAGGGGACGACGACAGCAATAGCAATAATACCGGCCTTGCCTCCGCGAATGCTGTTCTTCGCATCGGAGGCTGTAGAATTGATTGTGCCTGGCCCGCCTGTGGTCCCTTCTGACATCGCCTTGATAGTTAACTGGCGAGTGTCCTCTGCGGTACCCTCCCGGGCAGTGAGGTTGATATGATAGCTTCCCGGACTGATGTCGGAGGGAACTTGTCCGAATATAGTCTTGTTGTCACGGTTGTAGTGAAGCCAGGGAAGATCTTGCCCTAAGTCAACGTCTACCTGGACAGAATCGTTGGTCAAGACAGAGTCGTCAAGGACCAGCATGAAAAACTGCCCGATG belongs to Aspergillus luchuensis IFO 4308 DNA, chromosome 3, nearly complete sequence and includes:
- a CDS encoding putative transmembrane glycoprotein (COG:S;~EggNog:ENOG410PFMN;~InterPro:IPR013783,IPR015919,IPR006644;~PFAM:PF05345;~SECRETED:SignalP(1-18);~TransMembrane:1 (n3-15c27/28o435-457i);~go_component: GO:0016020 - membrane [Evidence IEA];~go_function: GO:0005509 - calcium ion binding [Evidence IEA]) encodes the protein MALFALALLSILVTVVAGLQASYPVNAQLPPVARVSKPFEFVFSPGTFSGSDDNTQYSLSNAPSWLEVDSQTRTLSGTPQKDDQGSPTFDLVASDGSESVDMQVTLIVTTDDGPQPGKPLFSQLEDMGATSAPDTILLHTGDSFSLSFEPDTFTNTRPSTAYYGTSPDNAPLPSWIVFDPASLSFSGTTPGSGPQTFSFNLIASDVTGFSAATMTFEMTISPHILAFNRSTQTFFLSKGRQFTSPQFASNLTLDGHDTTKSDLTDIKVDSPDWLSLDDETISLSGTPPADAADNNVTITVTDKYQDVATLIVSLQFTQFFRNDQNVCDAIIGQFFMLVLDDSVLTNDSVQVDVDLGQDLPWLHYNRDNKTIFGQVPSDISPGSYHINLTAREGTAEDTRQLTIKAMSEGTTGGPGTINSTASDAKNSIRGGKAGIIAIAVVVPFVFLSTALLLFCCWRHKRKAAAKKSQDGQEAEKTLSTQPDGEGITHSRPYEETAQGEPPRILRIPSQSSEPPKLELPLWHASPSKNNEQAPDAAGKENTLSDPTFDWGGFASLKGPEPEEAKPVEEAPPQPKRLSFQNSPPLHRRTTTTSSRRREPLRPIQPRRSLKRNSTTRSRRYSKRSSGISTVASGLPVRLSGAGHGAGGFGPPGHGVVRLSWQNTQASFGSDESDVGNLAPLFPRPPPRTRESGDYSRRMSLRTVEPDESTISEADSLEAFLHSRAKSRNSSNPLFAGQFGRRASSGCRALERARSTASRADTVASSNYIEEYRNSIQERPWSTAMSASIYTDDHRQSAYLHSLSEESSDMGPPRPVGKLPSQSSLAQNYSETIAPLPRFYSEVSLDEPKRFDGGPGLGKENDPPTERQLGGSSRPWYQTGFYTHGDIAGAGQSSRKSPSLYSIPFDSKSRRVSLNRAVEREWEELHSMQREPAGSLRNNAAFL